Part of the uncultured Cohaesibacter sp. genome is shown below.
TTGATTTCTAACCTTTTCATTGCGCACCCTAACCCAAATCCCAGGTCAATATAACTTTAAAGTTGTGAAGATTGAATTACCCAAAATATGGTGAAGAACAAAAAATCATTTAAAATCAATAACAAAAATCGATACACATTCAAATATACGCTTTTGTTCGCAACCTGAAATTAAGTCAACCGTTCCAATTGGAATTATTACATTTCTACAGATGCTTACCAAAATTTCCCCTCCCAATTGCCTGAACGCCACCACAACGTTACCGCGCATATCGTAGTGCAAAGCAGGATTAATCCTGAATAGAGACATGCTCGCGTCAATGCCGGATTGGTATTGCCAGCAAGCCATGCTAGAAACGGGGAAAAGCCCCGCCCCGACGAGGCTCCGGCCCTTGACCGCAGCCCGGACTGCGAGATCCACAGACGACGAGACGCAAAGACATGGCGCGCAAGAAGAAGAACAAGCCACCGATCGACATTTCGCTTGCTGAGCTGGTTGCCGGCCTGACAAGGAACCAGCGGCTACTGGGGTTGGATCTGGGCACCAAGACCATCGGTCTGGCCATTTCAGACACCGGACGACGCATAGCCTCGCCGCTGGAAACCATCCAGAGAACCAGATTCGGCAAAGATGCCGAGCGCCTGCAGGCAATTTGCGCCGAGCATGAAATCGGCGGCTTCGTACTTGGCCTGCCGCTCAATATGGACGGCACGGAAGGCCCGCGTGCCCAGGCCACCCGCGACTTCTGCCTTTCCATGCGGGATTTCTGGAGAGAACAGGATCTCCCGGCCATT
Proteins encoded:
- the ruvX gene encoding Holliday junction resolvase RuvX, with protein sequence MARKKKNKPPIDISLAELVAGLTRNQRLLGLDLGTKTIGLAISDTGRRIASPLETIQRTRFGKDAERLQAICAEHEIGGFVLGLPLNMDGTEGPRAQATRDFCLSMRDFWREQDLPAIPLAFWDERLSTVAVTRTLLEADTSRAKRGEVVDKMAASFILQGALDRLRLSADHPSTASPAPGDDTEGDTSD